In Citrus sinensis cultivar Valencia sweet orange chromosome 4, DVS_A1.0, whole genome shotgun sequence, one DNA window encodes the following:
- the LOC127901950 gene encoding zinc finger protein ZAT12-like, giving the protein MKRTFQELDHSLNMANCLMFMSQGGHFDAVNSVDMTAAGRVFECKTCNRQFPSFQALGGHRASHKKPRLTDGTGGGADTQQSPAKPRTHECSVCGLEFAIGQALGGHMRRHRAVALHGNEKVSTLTLSDTAPLVKKANSRRVLCLDLNLTPYENDLECHRLGSNKAAAPVVDWFL; this is encoded by the coding sequence ATGAAGAGAACATTTCAAGAGCTTGATCATAGCTTAAACATGGCTAACTGCTTGATGTTTATGTCACAAGGAGGACACTTTGACGCCGTCAACAGCGTTGATATGACGGCGGCTGGTAGGGTTTTCGAGTGCAAGACATGTAACAGGCAATTCCCATCGTTTCAAGCTCTGGGGGGGCACAGGGCGAGCCACAAGAAGCCAAGGCTAACGGACGGTACCGGAGGAGGAGCCGACACGCAGCAGTCGCCAGCGAAACCCAGGACTCATGAATGTTCAGTTTGCGGGCTTGAGTTTGCAATAGGCCAAGCCCTAGGTGGGCACATGAGGAGACACAGGGCGGTTGCTTTGCATGGAAATGAGAAAGTGTCAACTTTGACTCTTTCCGATACGGCGCCGTTGGTGAAGAAAGCCAATAGCAGAAGGGTTTTGTGCCTGGATTTGAACTTGACTCCATATGAGAATGATCTGGAGTGTCATAGGCTTGGCAGCAACAAGGCAGCGGCTCCCGTAGTTGATTGGTTTTTGTAA
- the LOC102607670 gene encoding zinc finger protein ZAT11: MKRAFQESSELDHSLNMANCLMFLSHGRGFNAVNGVNTMAAGRAFECKTCNRQFPSFQALGGHRASHKKPRFTDGNGGVDMQQLPIKPKTHECSVCGLEFAIGQALGGHMRRHRAAGLHGNEKLSDLSGLSDKAPLVKKANSRGGLCLDLNLTPYENDLETFRLGNKVDSLVNLELCA; encoded by the coding sequence ATGAAGAGAGCTTTTCAAGAATCATCAGAGCTTGATCACAGCTTAAACATGGCAAACTGCTTGATGTTTTTGTCGCATGGGAGGGGCTTTAACGCCGTTAACGGCGTTAACACAATGGCAGCTGGTAGGGCTTTCGAGTGCAAGACGTGTAACAGGCAGTTCCCGTCGTTTCAAGCTCTGGGAGGGCACAGGGCGAGCCACAAGAAGCCGAGGTTCACGGACGGCAACGGAGGAGTCGACATGCAGCAGTTGCCGATAAAACCCAAGACTCATGAATGTTCAGTTTGTGGGCTTGAGTTTGCTATAGGCCAAGCCCTAGGTGGCCATATGAGGAGACACAGAGCTGCTGGCTTGCATGGAAATGAGAAACTCTCAGATTTGAGTGGTCTTTCGGACAAGGCGCCGTTGGTGAAGAAAGCTAATAGCAGAGGGGGTTTATGCTTGGACTTGAACTTGACTCCATATGAGAATGATTTGGAAACGTTTAGGCTTGGTAACAAGGTAGATAGTCTGGTTAATCTGGAATTGTGTGCGTGA
- the LOC102607087 gene encoding zinc finger protein ZAT11-like encodes MKRTFQEPTELNHSLNMANCLMFMPHGGDFDAVNGVNMAVADRAFECKTCNRQFPSFQALGGHRASHKKSRVTEGSGGGADTQQSPVKPKTHECSVCGLEFAIGQALGGHMRRHRAGASHANEKLSAFSSLSDTAPLVEKANSRRVLCLDLNLTPYENDLEFYRLGSN; translated from the coding sequence ATGAAGAGAACATTTCAAGAACCAACAGAGCTTAATCACAGCTTAAATATGGCGAACTGCTTGATGTTTATGCCACACGGGGGGGACTTTGACGCCGTTAATGGCGTTAACATGGCGGTAGCTGATAGAGCTTTCGAGTGCAAGACATGTAACAGGCAGTTTCCATCGTTTCAAGCTCTAGGTGGGCACAGGGCGAGCCACAAGAAGTCGAGGGTGACGGAAGGCAGCGGAGGAGGAGCCGACACGCAGCAGTCGCCGGTGAAACCCAAGACTCATGAATGTTCAGTTTGCGGGCTTGAGTTTGCTATAGGCCAAGCCCTAGGTGGGCACATGAGGAGACACAGGGCGGGTGCTTCGCATGCAAATGAGAAACTCTCAGCTTTCAGTAGTCTTTCGGATACGGCACCGTTGGTGGAGAAAGCTAACAGCAGAAGGGTTTTGTGCTTGGATTTGAACTTGACTCCATATGAGAATGACTTGGAATTTTATAGGCTTGGCAGTAATTAG